From a region of the Blochmannia endosymbiont of Camponotus modoc genome:
- a CDS encoding 3'-5' exonuclease, producing MQVQLMTLHASKGLEFSKVGICSNYVSLTNKELLEEERRLIYVGITHAMHTLIISYSETRYIYGKEMIMQSPSRFVNELPIDCLKVC from the coding sequence ATGCAAGTACAACTCATGACGCTACATGCTTCAAAAGGATTAGAATTTTCCAAAGTAGGGATTTGTTCAAATTATGTTTCTTTAACTAATAAAGAATTATTAGAAGAAGAACGTAGATTAATTTATGTCGGCATCACACATGCTATGCATACATTAATAATTAGTTATTCAGAAACTCGTTATATTTACGGAAAAGAGATGATCATGCAATCACCATCTAGATTTGTTAATGAATTACCGATAGATTGTTTAAAAGTATGTTGA
- the corA gene encoding magnesium/cobalt transporter CorA gives MYNIFQLKNNHLFRINEKDKISFLSNIIWIDIIDSRGDGHNYIPNILLHQKIKFFELKDINKTTRFFKDKNGLHIHSFFFSYNSQEKIDNSSVFFTIHNGCLYTSRKKEFPVFCMYQKYLHNHLLINGNAYELLLNLFEVKLDDLSNKIEHIYSTLETLSSVIMNGQQIDEYDHALSDLAILENIGWKIRVNLLDTERAIKFLIRKVKLPVSQQQYANDILSEITLLLPHNEYVFHQISSLTQSAMGFINIEQNRIIKIFSVIFLPPTLIASSYGMNFKFMPELQWSFGYPSAIILMILSGLAPYIYFKYKNWL, from the coding sequence ATGTATAATATATTTCAATTAAAAAATAATCATTTATTTCGTATTAATGAAAAAGATAAAATATCATTTTTAAGTAATATTATTTGGATTGATATAATAGATTCACGTGGCGATGGGCATAATTATATACCAAACATTTTGCTTCACCAAAAAATAAAATTTTTTGAACTGAAAGACATTAACAAGACTACACGTTTTTTTAAAGATAAAAATGGATTACATATTCATTCTTTTTTCTTTTCATATAATAGCCAAGAAAAAATAGATAACTCTAGTGTATTCTTTACCATCCATAATGGATGTCTATATACTTCGCGTAAAAAAGAATTTCCAGTATTTTGTATGTATCAAAAATATTTGCATAACCATTTGTTAATTAATGGAAATGCCTATGAATTATTATTAAATTTATTTGAGGTAAAACTTGATGACCTATCAAATAAAATAGAACATATTTATTCTACTTTAGAAACATTGAGTTCTGTTATTATGAACGGACAACAAATCGATGAATACGATCATGCGCTTTCTGATTTAGCTATATTGGAGAATATAGGGTGGAAAATTCGTGTTAATTTATTAGATACTGAAAGAGCAATAAAATTTTTAATACGTAAAGTAAAATTACCTGTATCACAACAACAATATGCTAACGATATTTTAAGTGAAATCACATTGTTATTACCTCATAATGAATATGTATTTCATCAAATAAGTTCTTTAACCCAATCAGCAATGGGATTTATTAATATTGAACAAAATAGAATTATAAAAATTTTCTCAGTTATTTTTTTACCTCCAACTTTAATTGCATCTAGCTATGGAATGAATTTTAAATTTATGCCAGAATTACAATGGTCATTTGGTTATCCTAGTGCCATTATTTTAATGATTCTATCAGGACTTGCTCCATACATCTATTTCAAATATAAAAATTGGCTATAA
- the yigL gene encoding sugar/pyridoxal phosphate phosphatase YigL, with translation MFRIVASDLDGTLLTPDHRLTSFTKKILKLLTTRNIHFVFATGRHHTNVMQIRDNLKINSYMITSNGARIHNTHGKLIASYDLATEIVDDLLRVVHHDSQIITNIFYNDKWLINRSISKQNCFYNGYESNYHIYQKDTLPLDGICKVYFTSNNYTRLLSLEKKLHARWNNRINISFSLPTCLEVMPEGVSKGHALEQVVKLLGCQLKDCISFGDGMNDQEMLKMAGKGCIMSNAQQRLKDTLPFLEIIGSNKDDAVPHYLQCIYHNKWSDSSLTSGVLN, from the coding sequence ATGTTTCGCATCGTTGCGTCTGATTTAGATGGTACCCTGCTAACACCGGACCACCGATTAACGTCTTTTACTAAAAAGATTCTAAAATTATTAACTACTCGTAATATTCATTTTGTTTTTGCTACTGGCCGGCATCATACAAACGTTATGCAAATACGTGATAATTTGAAAATTAATTCTTATATGATTACTTCTAATGGAGCTAGAATACATAATACTCACGGGAAATTAATTGCTTCTTACGATTTAGCTACAGAAATTGTAGATGATTTATTACGAGTAGTACATCATGATTCTCAAATTATTACCAATATTTTTTATAATGATAAGTGGCTCATCAACCGATCAATATCAAAACAAAATTGTTTTTATAACGGATATGAATCTAATTATCATATATATCAGAAAGATACATTGCCCTTGGATGGTATCTGTAAAGTATATTTCACTAGTAATAATTACACACGACTGTTGTCTTTAGAAAAGAAATTACATGCGCGTTGGAATAATCGAATCAATATTAGTTTTTCGCTCCCTACATGTCTTGAAGTGATGCCAGAAGGAGTTTCAAAGGGACATGCTTTAGAGCAAGTAGTTAAATTATTAGGTTGTCAACTAAAAGATTGTATTTCATTTGGGGATGGAATGAATGATCAAGAAATGTTAAAAATGGCAGGAAAAGGCTGTATAATGAGCAATGCACAGCAAAGACTCAAAGATACCCTTCCATTCTTAGAAATTATTGGCAGCAATAAAGATGATGCAGTGCCTCATTATTTACAATGTATTTATCATAATAAATGGTCTGATTCGTCATTAACAAGTGGTGTTTTAAACTAA
- a CDS encoding YhgN family NAAT transporter, which yields MNEMISATVLLFLIMDPIGNLPIFMSILKDLEPKRRQIIIIREMIIALLLMLGFLFVGEHILIFLNLHTETVSISGGIVLFLIAIKMIFPSEEGNNTGFSDGEEPFLVPLAIPLVAGPSILATLLLLSHQYPQKINFLILALIVAWGLSMLILMLSNVFSRLLGSKGIGALERLMGLLLVMISTQMLLDGIHSYLCV from the coding sequence ATGAATGAAATGATATCAGCTACAGTTCTATTGTTTTTAATTATGGATCCTATCGGAAATTTACCAATTTTTATGTCGATATTAAAAGATCTAGAACCAAAACGACGTCAAATTATAATAATTAGAGAGATGATAATCGCTTTATTATTAATGTTAGGATTTTTATTTGTTGGTGAACATATTTTAATATTTCTTAATTTACACACGGAAACCGTTTCAATTTCTGGAGGTATTGTGTTGTTTTTAATTGCCATAAAAATGATATTTCCTTCAGAAGAAGGGAATAATACTGGGTTTTCAGATGGAGAAGAACCTTTTTTAGTGCCACTTGCTATCCCTTTAGTCGCTGGTCCTTCAATTTTAGCAACGTTGTTGTTATTGTCTCATCAATATCCTCAGAAAATCAATTTTTTAATTTTAGCATTAATTGTTGCGTGGGGATTATCTATGTTAATTTTGATGTTATCTAATGTATTCTCTCGTTTATTAGGTAGTAAAGGTATCGGGGCATTGGAGAGGTTAATGGGTTTACTATTAGTAATGATTTCTACTCAAATGTTACTTGATGGGATACATAGTTATTTATGTGTATGA
- the asd gene encoding aspartate-semialdehyde dehydrogenase, protein MKNIGFVGWRGMVGSVLMNRMKEENDFSHFHSIFLSTSQIGEHAPNIQGSQELFLQDACNTDLLNSLDIIITCQGSAYSKIIYPKLRKIGWTGYWIDSASFLRMNDDAIIVLDPVNQVLIKQGINNGIKTFVGGNCTVSLMLMSLGGLFAHNLIEWVFASTYQAASGCGARAMRELLIQMGQVYNIVTDLLTSPSMAILDIEHIITKFSKTDSLLVDCFKVPLIGNVIPWIGDYMYNGQTQEEWKGQAETNKILNTSNIITVDSLCVRVGSLRCHSQAFVLKLKKDICLTEIEELLQSHNKWVEVISNDVTQSLNKLTPVMVSGTLKIPIGRLRKLHAGNKYISAFSVGDQLLWGAAEPLRRILRQLL, encoded by the coding sequence ATGAAAAATATTGGATTTGTTGGTTGGAGAGGAATGGTAGGTTCAGTATTAATGAATCGCATGAAAGAAGAAAATGATTTTAGCCATTTTCACTCAATATTTCTCTCTACATCACAAATAGGAGAACATGCTCCAAACATTCAAGGATCACAAGAATTATTTTTACAAGACGCTTGTAATACCGATCTGCTTAATTCTTTAGATATTATTATTACATGTCAAGGTAGTGCATATAGTAAAATTATTTATCCAAAATTGAGAAAAATCGGATGGACAGGATATTGGATTGATAGTGCCTCATTTTTACGAATGAATGATGATGCGATTATTGTTTTGGACCCTGTTAATCAAGTATTGATAAAACAAGGTATAAATAACGGCATTAAAACATTTGTAGGAGGCAATTGCACTGTAAGTTTAATGTTAATGTCTTTAGGTGGATTATTTGCTCATAATTTAATCGAATGGGTTTTTGCCTCCACGTATCAGGCAGCTTCTGGATGTGGAGCGCGTGCCATGCGTGAGCTGTTAATACAAATGGGCCAAGTGTACAATATAGTAACTGATTTGTTAACCTCCCCTTCAATGGCTATTCTAGATATTGAACATATAATTACTAAATTTAGTAAAACTGATTCCTTATTAGTAGATTGCTTCAAAGTTCCTTTGATAGGCAATGTCATTCCGTGGATTGGTGATTATATGTATAATGGCCAAACTCAAGAAGAATGGAAAGGTCAAGCAGAAACTAATAAAATCCTCAATACTTCTAACATTATAACAGTAGACAGTTTATGCGTACGTGTGGGCTCATTACGTTGTCATAGCCAAGCATTTGTTTTAAAACTTAAAAAAGACATTTGTTTAACAGAAATAGAAGAATTACTCCAATCTCATAATAAATGGGTAGAAGTTATCTCAAATGATGTTACGCAATCATTAAACAAATTAACTCCTGTTATGGTATCCGGAACACTCAAAATACCCATCGGTCGGTTACGCAAATTGCACGCAGGTAACAAATATATTTCAGCTTTTAGCGTGGGCGACCAGTTACTTTGGGGAGCTGCTGAGCCATTACGCAGGATATTACGTCAATTACTATAA
- a CDS encoding NfuA family Fe-S biogenesis protein translates to MIYITPVAQKHFAKLLVDKKPGTQIRVFVVNPGTVHAECGVCFCPPEEFKPSDMIIEFDLFSVHVDPVYISFLKDTKIDMMINELDSQLTIKAPNATKECNNIRNKMNNDSLEDRVRHVLQFQINPQLELHGGSVSLIRITEDLLAVIKFYGGCNGCAMASYTIKEGIETTLKNLFPELKGVLDMTQHQHGTHSFY, encoded by the coding sequence ATGATTTATATAACCCCAGTTGCACAAAAACATTTTGCTAAACTGTTAGTGGATAAGAAACCAGGTACTCAGATACGAGTGTTTGTGGTTAATCCAGGTACAGTTCATGCAGAATGTGGTGTTTGTTTTTGTCCACCAGAAGAATTTAAACCCAGTGATATGATAATTGAGTTTGATCTTTTTTCTGTACACGTAGATCCAGTATATATATCTTTCCTTAAAGACACAAAAATTGACATGATGATTAATGAATTAGATTCTCAACTTACTATTAAAGCTCCTAATGCTACTAAAGAATGCAATAATATAAGAAACAAGATGAACAATGATTCGTTGGAAGATCGGGTGAGACATGTATTACAATTTCAGATTAATCCTCAATTAGAACTACATGGAGGCAGTGTGTCTTTAATACGTATTACTGAAGATCTGTTAGCTGTTATTAAATTTTATGGAGGATGCAATGGCTGCGCAATGGCTAGCTATACCATAAAAGAAGGAATTGAAACTACCTTAAAGAATCTTTTTCCAGAATTAAAAGGGGTACTAGATATGACTCAACATCAACACGGGACGCATTCTTTTTATTAA
- the aroK gene encoding shikimate kinase AroK has translation MLKKNNIFLIGPMGAGKSTIGRQLANQLNMEFFDSDQEIETRTGANISWVFDVEGEARFRDREEKIIDELTKKQGIILATGGGSVKSHITRNNLSDRGFVVYLETAIEKQLIRTQHDKRRPLLRSPSASGNTRELLEVLAKERNPLYEEIADIRISTDEQNVRIVVNKIIILRKQSSV, from the coding sequence ATGTTAAAAAAAAATAATATTTTTTTAATTGGCCCCATGGGGGCTGGAAAAAGTACTATTGGGCGTCAATTAGCAAATCAATTAAATATGGAGTTTTTTGATTCTGATCAAGAAATTGAGACTCGTACCGGAGCAAATATTAGCTGGGTTTTCGACGTAGAAGGAGAAGCTAGATTCCGTGATCGTGAAGAAAAAATTATCGATGAATTAACGAAAAAACAGGGAATCATATTAGCTACCGGAGGTGGTTCTGTCAAATCTCATATAACACGGAATAATCTTTCCGATCGTGGATTCGTGGTATACTTAGAAACGGCTATTGAAAAACAATTAATTCGAACACAACATGATAAAAGACGTCCATTGCTGAGATCCCCATCAGCATCAGGAAATACTCGCGAATTACTAGAAGTATTAGCAAAAGAACGTAATCCGTTGTACGAAGAAATTGCAGATATAAGAATTTCTACGGACGAACAAAATGTCAGGATTGTCGTTAATAAAATTATTATTCTTCGTAAACAAAGCAGTGTATGA
- the aroB gene encoding 3-dehydroquinate synthase — protein sequence MEKIIIKLQKRSYPIIIADKLFNDFSPCWPLNIGDKVVLITNDRVAPIYLNILRNLLTRSGIVTDQLILPDGEQNKSLITLNTIFTKLLKKNYDRSTILIALGGGIIGDITGFAAATYQRGIRFIQVPTTLLAQVDASIGGKTGINHILGKNMIGAFHQPIAVVINLDVLRTLSMKEFSSGLAEIIKYAIALDSSFFRWLESHLDDLLILHPPSLMYCIRRCCELKASIITIDERDHGIRSVLNLGHTYGHAIESYLGYSQWSHGESIAAGIMMAVNTALRLNQFNCSDAKRIKLLLTRAGLPVRGPKEMTSKNYLEYMKRDKKSISGQLNLVLPISIGNVKTVFNVNHELVSSSIEDTNNYI from the coding sequence ATGGAAAAAATTATCATAAAATTACAAAAAAGAAGCTATCCAATTATTATTGCAGACAAATTGTTTAATGATTTCTCACCCTGTTGGCCATTAAATATTGGTGACAAAGTAGTATTAATTACCAATGATCGAGTGGCGCCGATTTATTTAAATATATTACGTAATTTATTGACTAGATCAGGCATTGTTACTGATCAACTAATTTTACCAGATGGTGAACAGAACAAATCTCTAATTACATTAAATACAATATTTACTAAATTACTGAAAAAAAATTATGATCGTAGTACAATACTTATTGCCCTTGGCGGAGGTATCATCGGAGATATAACCGGATTTGCAGCTGCTACATACCAACGTGGAATACGTTTTATTCAAGTCCCAACAACACTGCTTGCACAGGTAGATGCGTCCATTGGAGGAAAAACTGGAATTAACCATATACTTGGTAAAAACATGATTGGTGCTTTTCATCAACCTATTGCTGTTGTTATCAATTTAGATGTCTTGCGTACGTTGAGTATGAAAGAGTTTTCTTCTGGATTAGCTGAAATCATTAAGTACGCTATAGCTCTTGACTCTAGTTTTTTTAGATGGTTGGAATCCCATTTGGATGATTTATTAATTTTGCATCCGCCATCCTTAATGTACTGTATTCGTCGTTGTTGTGAATTAAAAGCATCTATAATTACAATTGATGAACGTGATCACGGTATTAGGAGTGTATTAAATCTTGGACATACTTATGGCCATGCCATCGAATCATACCTAGGCTATTCACAATGGTCTCACGGTGAATCTATAGCAGCAGGTATCATGATGGCAGTAAATACTGCATTACGTTTAAATCAGTTTAATTGCAGTGATGCAAAACGCATAAAATTATTATTAACACGCGCAGGTTTACCTGTGCGAGGTCCAAAAGAAATGACATCAAAAAACTATTTAGAATATATGAAACGCGATAAAAAGTCAATATCAGGGCAACTTAACTTAGTTTTGCCCATTTCTATAGGAAACGTAAAAACTGTTTTTAACGTAAACCATGAGTTAGTGTCATCTTCCATTGAAGACACTAATAACTATATTTAG
- the rpe gene encoding ribulose-phosphate 3-epimerase, protein MKRFLIAPSILSANFAKLGEDVTNVISAGADILHFDVMDNHYVPNLSVGSMVLQSLRSYGVNIPIDVHLMAKPIDRLISDFAAVGANYISFHPEATEHIDRSLQLIKEYGCKAGLVFNPSTTLNYLEYVMDKIDLIVLMSVNPGFSGQLFIPMILNKIRQTRKLIDNTNYNIDLAVDGGINIKNIHSILKAGATTFIIGSAIFGSENYYEVMHNFRSVLSN, encoded by the coding sequence ATGAAACGGTTCTTAATAGCTCCATCTATTTTGTCAGCTAATTTTGCTAAATTAGGAGAAGATGTTACTAATGTTATATCTGCTGGCGCAGATATTTTACATTTTGATGTTATGGACAATCATTATGTTCCTAATTTAAGCGTAGGATCTATGGTGTTACAGTCACTACGTAGTTACGGAGTTAATATTCCTATTGATGTACATTTAATGGCAAAACCAATAGATCGATTAATTTCAGATTTCGCTGCTGTTGGAGCAAATTATATTAGTTTTCATCCAGAAGCAACAGAACATATTGATCGATCATTACAATTGATTAAAGAATACGGATGTAAAGCAGGATTAGTTTTTAACCCTAGCACTACTCTTAATTATTTGGAATATGTAATGGATAAAATTGATCTAATTGTATTAATGTCAGTAAATCCTGGTTTTAGCGGACAATTGTTTATTCCCATGATTTTAAATAAAATACGTCAAACACGTAAATTAATAGACAATACTAATTATAATATTGATTTAGCAGTGGATGGAGGTATTAATATAAAAAATATACATTCAATTTTAAAAGCTGGTGCAACCACGTTTATTATAGGATCAGCTATCTTTGGATCTGAAAATTATTACGAGGTTATGCATAATTTTCGATCTGTTTTATCAAATTAA
- the trpS gene encoding tryptophan--tRNA ligase, whose protein sequence is MNKPILFSGAQPSGELTIGNYIGAIRQWVKMQQDYQCIYCIVDLHAIANQNNLHRLYETSLDTLALYLACGIDPNDSTIFIQSHVPEHSQLNWLLNCYTYFGELNRMTQFKEKLIQQKENVNIGLFNYPVLMASDILLYQTNLVPVGSDQKQHLELTRNIAERFNHTYGTIFVVPEVFIPTYGSRIMSLLEPNKKMSKSDRRSGNMITLLDDINMVSKKIKRAVTDTDQPPIIKYDPINKPGISNLLEILSGISDQPITYLEEIFKEKTYSQLKNEIIKSISSVLIKFQNRYYTERANENKLRYILCVGAKKAQKKANVTLKKVHKAMGLSD, encoded by the coding sequence ATGAATAAACCAATTTTATTTAGCGGAGCGCAACCATCAGGTGAACTTACTATTGGTAATTATATCGGAGCGATACGTCAGTGGGTTAAAATGCAACAAGATTATCAATGTATATATTGTATAGTAGATTTACATGCAATTGCAAATCAGAATAATTTACATCGATTATACGAAACATCATTAGATACATTAGCTTTATATTTAGCATGTGGTATTGATCCTAATGATAGTACAATATTTATTCAGTCCCATGTTCCAGAGCATAGTCAATTAAATTGGTTGTTAAATTGTTATACGTATTTTGGAGAGCTAAATCGTATGACCCAATTTAAGGAAAAATTAATACAACAAAAGGAAAATGTTAATATCGGGTTATTTAACTATCCAGTATTAATGGCATCAGATATTTTATTATATCAAACTAATTTAGTTCCGGTAGGTTCTGATCAGAAACAACATTTAGAATTAACACGTAATATTGCTGAACGTTTTAATCATACATACGGAACAATTTTCGTTGTTCCAGAAGTATTTATTCCTACATATGGTTCTCGTATTATGTCCTTGTTAGAACCAAATAAAAAAATGTCTAAATCAGATCGTAGATCTGGTAATATGATTACTCTTTTAGATGATATTAATATGGTATCAAAAAAAATTAAACGTGCTGTTACTGATACCGATCAGCCTCCAATAATTAAATACGATCCTATTAACAAACCCGGTATTTCTAATTTATTAGAAATTCTTTCTGGAATAAGTGATCAACCTATTACGTATTTAGAAGAAATTTTTAAAGAAAAAACATATTCCCAGTTAAAAAATGAAATTATTAAATCAATATCGTCGGTGTTGATAAAATTTCAAAATCGTTATTATACTGAACGTGCTAATGAAAATAAATTACGTTATATATTATGTGTAGGCGCAAAAAAAGCGCAAAAAAAAGCTAATGTCACTTTGAAAAAAGTGCATAAAGCAATGGGATTGAGTGATTAA
- a CDS encoding anthranilate synthase component II: MNKILIIDNYDSFTWNLYQYFREMGGIVEVRRNDALNIIDIEQLSPERLVISPGPGTPDNAGISLDAIYYFHKRIPILGVCLGHQAIAQFFGAKLKYAQKVMHGKISLIHHNGSGIFHEVIQPLNVVRYHSLVIDSNTMPSCLEITSWSTCTCSDKYIEIMGIRHRNLLVEGVQFHPESILSEQGHQILGNFMKY; this comes from the coding sequence ATGAACAAAATCCTTATTATCGATAATTATGATTCCTTCACTTGGAATCTTTATCAATACTTTAGAGAAATGGGTGGTATCGTGGAAGTTAGAAGAAACGATGCTTTAAATATTATAGATATTGAGCAATTATCTCCTGAACGTTTAGTAATTTCCCCTGGACCTGGTACACCAGACAATGCAGGTATTTCTTTAGATGCAATTTATTATTTTCATAAAAGAATACCTATTCTTGGAGTATGTCTTGGACATCAAGCTATAGCTCAGTTTTTTGGAGCTAAATTAAAATATGCACAAAAAGTAATGCATGGTAAAATTTCTCTAATTCATCACAATGGAAGCGGAATATTTCATGAAGTAATACAGCCTTTAAATGTGGTTCGATATCATTCTTTAGTAATAGATTCAAATACTATGCCATCATGTTTAGAAATCACTTCATGGAGTACATGTACATGTAGTGATAAATATATCGAAATCATGGGTATTCGTCATCGTAACCTGCTTGTAGAAGGCGTGCAATTTCACCCAGAAAGTATATTAAGTGAACAAGGACATCAAATTCTAGGCAATTTTATGAAGTACTAA
- the rpsL gene encoding 30S ribosomal protein S12: MTTVNQLVRNARPTKTFKSNVPALEACPQKRGVCVRVYTTTPKKPNSALRKVCRVRLTNGLEVTSYIGGEGHNLQEHASILIRGGRVKDLPGVRYHVIRGALDCAGVNSRKKGRSKYGTKQSK, from the coding sequence GTGACAACAGTCAATCAACTTGTTCGTAATGCACGTCCAACAAAAACTTTTAAAAGTAATGTACCAGCATTAGAAGCCTGCCCACAAAAAAGAGGGGTGTGCGTGCGTGTATACACTACTACTCCAAAGAAACCGAATTCTGCATTACGAAAAGTATGTCGTGTTCGTTTAACTAATGGATTGGAAGTAACTTCTTATATCGGAGGAGAAGGTCATAATTTACAGGAACATGCTTCAATTCTGATTCGAGGGGGACGGGTTAAAGATCTTCCGGGTGTTCGGTATCATGTTATTCGTGGCGCTCTCGATTGTGCAGGGGTGAATTCGCGTAAAAAAGGTCGCTCCAAATATGGAACAAAACAGTCGAAATAA
- the rpsG gene encoding 30S ribosomal protein S7 has product MPRRRIVTKRNILPDPKFGSDLLAKFINILMLNGKKSTAESIVYSALDSLFRRSNKDCLEAFEIALNNVRPVVEVKSRRVGGSTYQVPVEVRLVRRNTLAMRWIIEAARKRHDKSMELRLASELLDAIEGKGHAVKKREEIHRVAESNKAFAHYRW; this is encoded by the coding sequence ATGCCACGTCGTCGCATCGTTACGAAACGCAATATTCTTCCAGATCCAAAATTTGGATCTGATCTTTTGGCAAAGTTTATCAATATTTTGATGTTAAATGGGAAAAAATCTACTGCAGAGTCAATAGTGTATTCTGCCCTAGATAGTTTATTTAGGCGATCTAATAAAGATTGTTTAGAAGCATTCGAAATAGCTCTAAATAATGTGCGCCCAGTCGTAGAAGTAAAATCCAGACGGGTTGGCGGATCTACTTATCAGGTACCAGTAGAAGTGCGTCTCGTACGTAGAAATACTTTAGCGATGAGATGGATTATTGAGGCTGCTCGTAAAAGACATGATAAATCTATGGAATTACGTTTAGCGAGTGAACTTTTAGATGCTATAGAGGGTAAGGGACATGCTGTTAAAAAACGTGAAGAAATACATCGTGTTGCAGAATCTAATAAAGCTTTTGCCCATTATCGTTGGTAA